A region from the Mercenaria mercenaria strain notata chromosome 7, MADL_Memer_1, whole genome shotgun sequence genome encodes:
- the LOC128558585 gene encoding ankyrin-1-like: MNALEVSQEIQSLHAAVRSQNIGAVQNCIQSGVSVDSTDGAGVTPLLLAVLTHQPECVKLLLAAGSDVNYTTREHGTGLHIACNHGYLQIINSLLLAGTDCSLLGPDCQTCLHLAAKGGHLDVVKTLLYYKVPINVSDRQGLTPLHLSVMKDHEEVAIYLIENGALVNKQDLKGNSPLHYAVKQTNIELIKAIIAQGCDKDLMNNSQESPMYIAVRMGHIQTLLLLVKLGCRTDIKQAEGNCTIHTLVAKYNSQYPTDFRIVLEMLLYGGCDINTRAYNTLETPLYRAISLAKSDCAEVLLAYGADPNISSPFDITALRLAYMKKLSQAFVLMLHCGISWRRENWVKNLPLVHSSGPNSVLEKCTKWRKQPTSLLNICRIAFRKHCGKDLHRILVKRVDIPCALKNFVLLNDLKSQKYNSFLETFGGGSWVNSLLDEEIEYGPFKRRKNDIPDIC, translated from the exons ATG AATGCTTTGGAAGTAAGTCAAGAAATCCAAAGTCTTCATGCAGCTGTAAGGAGCCAAAATATTGGTGCCGTCCAAAACTGCATTCAGTCAG GTGTGTCAGTAGACAGTACAGACGGAGCTGGTGTGACACCATTGCTGTTGGCAGTGTTAACCCACCAGCCAGAATGTGTTAAACTTCTGTTAGCTGCTGGCTCAGATGTCAACTACACAACAAG GGAACATGGAACTGGACTCCATATAGCATGTAACCATGGATACCTTCAGATCATTAATTCACTTCTGCTTGCTGGCACAGACTGTTCACTACTTGGACCAGACTGTCAGACATGTCTGCACCTTGCGGCTAAAGGAGgccatcttgatgtggtgaaaaCGCTCTTATACTATAAAGTGCCAATAAACGTCTCTGATCGTCAAG GTTTAACACCACTACATTTGTCAGTGATGAAAGACCATGAGGAGGTTGCAATATATCTGATAGAAAATGGTGCTCTTGTCAACAAACAAGATTTAAAAGGAAATTCACCTCTTCATTATGCTGTTAAACAGACAAATATTGAGCTCATTAAAGCAATAattgctcaag GCTGTGATAAAGATCTCATGAACAACAGTCAGGAAAGTCCCATGTATATTGCTGTGAGGATGGGACATATACAGACACTCTTATTACTTGTAAAATTAG gATGTAGGACGGATATAAAACAAGCAGAGGGTAACTGTACAATACACACGTTGGTGGCTAAATATAATTCACAATATCCAACAGACTTTCGAATTGTGCTTGAAATGTTGTTGTACGGTGGATGTGATATTAACACAAGGGCATACAACACGCTTGAAACGCCTCTGTATAGGGCCATAAGTCTGGCCAAGTCTGATTGTGCTGAGGTGTTATTAGCGTATGGAGCAGATCCAAATATTTCTAGTCCATTTGATATAACTGCTTTACGTTTAGCATATATGAAAAAATTGTCACAGGCGTTTGTTCTGATGTTGCATTGTGGAATTAGTTGGAGACGCGAAAATTGGGTTAAAAACTTGCCTTTAGTTCACTCCTCAGGACCAAACTCTGTGTtagaaaaatgtacaaaatggcGGAAACAGCCGACTTCTTTACTGAATATATGTAGAATAGCTTTTAGGAAACACTGCGGAAAGGATTTACATCGAATTTTAGTGAAGAGGGTTGATATACCATGTGCCCTGAAGAATTTTGTCCTTCTGAATGATTTAAAAAGCCAGAAATACAACAGTTTCCTCGAAACATTTGGTGGAGGATCATGGGTTAATAGTCTGTTAGATGAGGAAATAGAGTACGGGCCGTTCAAACGTAGGAAGAATGATATTCCAGATATATGTTAG